The nucleotide window GACGAGGTTGCCGCCGCCGCCGGGAAGGATACCGTCAACTACAGCCAGCGCTTCACCCGCATTCAGACGGCGGCCATTGCCTACGTCCTCGACCCGCTGCAGCCCAGCACCGCGCTGTACGTGCGTTACGGCGCCCTGCCCCGGGTGGATGTCGGCTATAAGTATGCCTTTGGGGCCCACGCCTTCGATGCCATGTACCAGTTTCTGGGCTCTACCGGTACCCCAGAAAACCCGCAGGGCCAGGCCGGCGAAACCTACGGCAGCATCGGGCTGCAGTTTGCCACCCAGCGGGCCAAGCTGCCCAGCATCCCATTTCTCGACAACGTGTCGGACCTGCTCAACTTCCGCGCTACCCGCCGCGACCTGATGGTGCCGCTCATCTTCAGTACTTCCCTGGGAAGAGAAGAGGAAATCGGGGCCGTATCCTACGGGGTGGTATACAACCACACGTTTATCAAGTATGGCTTCGAGCCCACTAAAGTATATCTGCCGGGCACTAACGATAAAGTCAGCGGGCTGACGGCTAAAAACAACTTTGCTTCGTTCGGGGCCTTCGTCAACGGCAAGTTTGGCTTCCGCTACGCGTATATTCTGCCGGCTCTGGCGCTGTACTACCAGAACTACGGCACGTACCAGCTCCTGAACAACACCAGCACCAAACTCAAGGGCGTCACCATTATTCCCTCGCTGGGCGTGCAGTTTCGTATTCCAACGGGCTCCGGCCGGTAGCCTTTTTGACCTGAGTGGATAACCCACCCCCGGCAGGCAGCTGCGGGTGGGTTATCTATTGGCGTCGAGGTAGCCTTCGGTGAAGACGCGGTACTGGTCGAAGATGGACCGGACGTTGCGGCGCACCACGACCTCGCCCCGCACGCCCTGCGGCACCGATACGCCTGAGGCATAGCCATTCCACACGGCCCGGTTGGTGCGATAGTCAATGAGCGTGACCAGCAGAGTGCCCTCCCGCAGCAGCAGCCGTTGCGGCTGGTAGCCTTTGCGCGAGTCCTTGGGCGTTTCATCGGTTTCGGCCTGCCCCGAGGCCAGCCACGCCGTCAGCTCTTCCTGCGCAAACCCCCGAAAGCGCAGGTCGCCATCGTAGATCCGAAAGCTCACGAGCAGGTCCGGGCGGTTCTTGGCCGGCTTGTAGCCCTGGGAGCGAAGCCGGGTGCGAATGGCGTCGCGCAGCACTTCGCCCAGGGCGCTGGTATCAGTAGCCAGATCATTGCCCGTCACGAAGTCGTAGGTGCGGTAACGGCGAAAGTTGCCGCTGTAGCTGTAGTCGGACTCAATTCGGGCTTCGCGGGCGGCAAAGCAGCCGCTTAAACCAAGAGCAAGGGCCAGCAGGGTAACGGTTGCGGGTTTCATAGGCAGCGGGAAAAGCAGAAAATCAGGGGGTTTAAGGTAACTGATATACGTAAGGTTATTCCCTGATTTTTAGCTTATATAGCCGAACAGCCTAATATAATTTTGGCATTGCTGCTGGCCGGCCGTCTGTGGGGCCGGCTTATTCTTTTTCCCGGCCGCTGGTAGGCGTTTCGGACGCTGCCCGGAAAGCCGTAACTTTCCCTTTCGTTCCCGGCCTTTTTGCTTTGCTATGCTACCGTTTTACCTCAACAACCAGCTCATCCGTACCGACCAGCCAGCCGGCAGCGCCCTGCTCGACTTCGTGCGCTACCACCAGCACCTGACGGGCACCAAAATCGGTTGCCGTGAGGGCGACTGTGGCGCCTGCACCGTGCTGGTAGGCGAGCTGGCCCCGGATGGCACCACGGTGCAGTATCAGTCGATGACGTCCTGCCTCACGCCCCTGGGCAACGCGCAGGGCAAACATGTGGTCACGGTGGAAGGTATTAACGCGGCGCGGGGGAAGCTCACGCCGGTGCAGCAGGCCATTGTGCAGGAAGGCGGCTCTCAGTGTGGTTTCTGCACGGTAGGCTTCGTGATGTCGCTCACCGGCCACGCGCTTAGTCCCAAGCCCAGCACCCCGGAAACCGCTATGGCCTCCATCGACGGCAACATCTGCCGCTGCACGGGCTACAAAAGCCTGGAGCGGGCCACCCAGCACTTGCAGCAGCAGTTAGAGCAGCGCCCAGCTTCTTCCCCGCTCTCCTGGCTGGCCGAGGAAGGTTTTGTGCCGCGCTATTTTGCTGATATGCCCGCCAAGCTCACGGCCCTGCGCAGCGCGGCCACGGGGGAGCAGAGGCTTCCGGTACCCTCCAGCCCGGCCCAGGTATCGATGCGGAAGCCGCGGCCCGTGCTCAGATTCTGGGCGGCGGCACCGACTTGCTGGTACAGCGCCCCGAGCAGGTACGCGCCGTACCGGTAGAACTGGTCTACGACCAACATAGCCTGCGCGGCATCCGGCGGGAAGGCGACACGATCATCCTGGGAGCAGCCACTACGGCGCAGCAGCTTCTGGAATCGGAGGTGATGCTGGCGGTGCTGCCCGAGCTGCCCCGGTTTCTGAAGCTGGTGAGCAGCACGCCCATCCGGCAGATGGGCACCGTGGCCGGCAACTTCATCAACGCCTCTCCCATTGGCGACCTGACCATTTTGTTTCTGGCCCTGGGCGCGGAAGTCGAGCTGGAAAGTGCCGTCGGTCAGCGCCGCACGCTGCCGCTTGCGGAGCTGTACCTGGATTATAAGAAGCTGGCAAAAACCGCCGATGAGCAGGTAACGGAAATCCGCTTTCCGGCTCCGCAACCAAACGACCTTTTCAACTTCGAGAAAGTATCCAAGCGCACCCACCTGGATATTGCCAGCGTGAACTCGGCTGCGTGGCTGCGCATCGACTCTGGCGTAATTCAGGCAGCCCGCCTTGCGGCCGGGGGCGTGGGGCCGATTCCCCTGCTGCTGCGCCGCACCTCGGCGTGGCTGGTGGGCCAGCCGGTTGCCGCCGAAACGGTGCAGCACGCCCTCACCCTGGCCCAGCAGGAAATCAGCCCGATTTCGGATGTGCGCGGCACCGAGCACTACAAGCGGCTTTTGCTGCACCAGCTGCTCACGGCTCACTTTGGTGAGATGGTGAAATAGTGAAATGGTGAGTTGATATTCAAAACGCGCCATCTGCGCAAACAGCGCCAGCTCAACGTCAGACTCACCACTTCACCATCTCACTATTTCACTATTTCACCATCTCACCTTATGAACCACCTCGATCCGGCCCGCCACGTGCGCGGCGAGTCTCAGTACCTCGATGATATTCCGGTGCAGCACGGCACCCTGTACGCGGCTGTGGTGGAGTCGCCGGTGGCGCACGGCAAGCTGCTGAGCATCGATGCCACGGCGGCCCTGCAGCTACCGGGCGTGGTGCGCGTCCTCACGGCCGAGGACATTCCCGGTGAAAACCAGATTGGCGGCATCGTGCCCGACGAGCCCCTGCTGGCCGAGGGCCATGTCCATTTCCGCGGGCAGCCGGTGGCCCTGGTGCTGGCCGACTCGGAGCACGCGGCCCACGCGGCCCTGCGCCACGTGCGGGTAGAAGTCAGCCCGCTGCCCATCATCGTGGATCCACGGGAAGCCGCCGCCCAGGGCGAGCTGATTGTGCCGCCCCGCACCTTCCGCATCGGGGCGGTGGAGGAAGCCTGGGCGGGGTGCGCGCACGTGTTTGAGGGCGTGGCCGAATCGGGCGGGCAGGAGCATCTGTACATCGAAACCCAGGGCGCCTATGCCTTCCCCACCGAAATGGGCGGGGTGCGCATCGTTTCCTCCACCCAGGGGCCTACGGCCGTGCAGCGCCACACGGCGCGGGTGCTGGGCGTGGGCATGCACCAGGTGGAAGTGGACGTGACGCGCCTTGGCGGTGGTTTTGGCGGCAAGGAAGACCAGGCCACCACCTGGGGCGCCCTGGCCGCGCTGGGCGCTTTCGTGGTGCGCCGCCCGGTGAAGCTGGTGCTCGACCGCATGGCCGATATGCGCATGACCGGCAAGCGCCACCCCTACTCCTCCGACTTCAAAATCGGGCTGGATGCGGACCTCAAGATTGTGGCCTACGAGGTGACGTTCTACCAGAATGCCGGGGCCGCCGCCGACCTCTCGCCGGCCGTGCTGGAGCGGACGCTGTTTCACGCCACCAATGCCTACTTCATCCCCAACGTGACGGCCACGGCCTACAGCTGCCGCACCAACCTGCCGCCCAACACGGCTTTTCGGGGCTTTGGCGGCCCACAGGGCATGTTCGTGATAGAGTCGGCTATAGCCTGCGCGGCCGAAAAGCTGGGCGTGACGCCGGCCGACATTCAGCAGCGCAACCTGTTGCGCGAGGGCGACCTGTTTCCCTACCGCCAGCCCACCGAAGGCTGCCACGCCGAGCAGGCCTGGAACACCGCGGCGGAGCTGTACGACCTGCCCGTCCGGCGTCGGGAAGTGGCTGAATTCAATGCCGCGCACAAGCTGCAGAAGAAAGGGCTGGCCCTGATGCCTATCTGCTTCGGCATTTCCTTTACCAAAACCGCCATGAACCAGGCCCGGGCTTTGGTGCACATCTACACCGATGGCTCGGTGGGCGTGAGCACCGGCGCGGTGGAAATGGGCCAGGGCGTCAACATCAAGATTGCCCAGGTGGCCGCCCAAACCCTGGGCATTTCGATGAGCCGGGTGAAGGTGGAAAGCACCAACACCACCCGCGTGGCCAACACTTCCCCCAGTGCCGCCTCGGCCACCGCCGACCTCAACGGCAAAGCCACTCAGCTGGCCTGTCTGGCTTTGCGGGAGCGGCTGCTACGCCTCGCGGCCACCGAGCTGAAGATGAACTACGAGGGCCTGCAAATTGAAAACGAGCAGGTGCTGGCCGCCGGCAAACCCGCCGATACGACCTGGGAAAAGCTGGTGTCGGCGGCGTACTGGCAGCGCATCAGCCTCAGCGAAAACGCCCACTACGCCACGCCTGACCTGCATTTCGACGCTGAAACCAACCAGGGCTACCCCTTCGCCTACCACGTATACGGCACGGCCCTCACCACTGTGCGCGTGGACTGCCTGCGCGGCACCTACGAGGTAGAAGCCGTGCAGATTGCCCACGACTTCGGGCAGAGCATGAACCCGGCCGTGGACCGCGGCCAGATTGAAGGCGGCGCGGTGCAGGGCATTGGCTGGATGACCCTGGAGGAGCTGGTATTCAACGACGAGGGCCGCCTGCTCAGTAACTCGCTAAACTCCTACAAAATCCCCGACCTGTACTCGGCGCCCAAGGTGCTCGACGTGCATTTCCTAGATACGCCCGGCCACTCGCGGGCGGTGCTGCGCTCCAAGGCCGTGGGCGAGCCGCCGCTCATGTACGGCATCGGCACCTACTTTGCCCTGCGCGACGCCATTCGGGCCTTCAACCCCACGGCGGATATATCTTTTTCGGCCCCTATGACGCCCGAGAAGGTTCTCGTAAATTTGCACCCCGATTTCAAATTTACGCCCGCCCCCACCCCCGCTTGGAACTCACCCGCCCCACTCAACTCCGTAACCACCTCCGAGGATTCCTGATTTACGCCGCCGGCGACACGGCCGCGGCCCTGCTCCTGCACCAGTTTTCCTGGTTTCGTCTGCTGGGTATGGCCCTGGTTGGCGGCCTGCTCTACTCCACCGAAGTGCCCGCCTATTTCCGCTGGCTCGACCGACAGCAACCGGCTGCCGGGGCTACCACCCGCGTGAAGCGCTGGCAGCGGGCCGCCCTGTCGCTGCTGTACTTCAACCCGCTCTGGATTGCCCGGCACTACGCGTTCCTCGGTTTATTTGGGGGCGTGGCCGAGCCGATTTCCCTGGCCCTGCTGCCGGTAGCGGGCCGCTCGTTTCTGCTGAACGCCCCCGTGTCGCTGGCGGCTAACTACTACATTCAGAACCGCGTCACGGCCCAGCGGCGCTTTATGGTCAGTGCGCTTTTTTCGGGGCTGATGGCCGTTTCCTACGCGCTGGCCGCCGTGTGGCTGTAGAGAAGCCTAACGCAATAGCTGTCATTCCGAGCGGAGCGAGGAATCTGGGGTAATCGTCGCATTTGTTCAATGGTAGATCCAGATTCCTCGCTTCGCTCGGAATGACAGCGTAAACAATAGCCCCAACGACGAGACGCAAGTATGCGTCTCTACATCGTTCACCGGCTGCGAATCGGCCCAGCGCACAAATCACCGTTCCTCATCTTCTTACCACTTATCTCTGCCTGATGCAGCTTAACCTCCCCGACTACGGCCCTGGTGCCCAGGCTCCGGTGCCGCGTGAGACGGCCGTGTGGGAGTACGCCGCCGAAGCCTTGCGCCAGCAGGAGCCGGTGGCGCTGCTGTGCGTGCTGCACAGCCAGGGCAGCAGCCCCGGCCGGCAGGGTTTCAAGATGAGCGTAACGCGCACGGGCATGGCCGGCTCCATCGGGGGCGGGATGATGGAGCATAAGCTGGTGGAGTTAGCCCGTGCCCACTTTCTGCAGACCGACGCCGCGCCCGAAATCCGCCGCCAGGTGCACCGCCGCGACGAGCCCACGGACCGCTCGGGCATGATCTGCAGCGGCGAGCAAACCGTGCTGCTACTGCCCCTGCAGGCTGCTCACGCGCCCGTGTTGGCCGAAATCCTGCTGCGCCTGCGCACGGCCCGGCGCGGACAGCTGCACCTTACCCCGGCCGGCCTCCGCCTCACTGATACCCCAGCTCCCGCAGCCTTCAGCCTTGGCTATGACTGGCACTACGCCGAGCCGCTGGGTTTCCGGCAGCACGTGACTATCGTGGGCGGCGGGCACGTGAGCCTGGCCCTGGCCCGCATTCTGGCTACGCTGGACTTTGGTATCACGGTACTGGAAGAGCGGGCCGAGCTGAACACGTTTGTGGGCAACCACTACGCCCACCAGCGCCGCGCCGTGCGCTACGAGGCCCTGGCCCCGGAAATACCGGAGGGCCCGGAGCAGTTCGTGGTGCTGATGACCTTCGGCTACCGCACCGATTATGTGGCCCTAAAGCAGCTACTGCACCACCAGCTGGGCTACCTGGGCGTGCTGGGCAGCCAGGCCAAGATTGCCGATATGTGGGCCACGCTCCACACCGAAGGCGTTGCCGAAGCCACACTGGCGCGCATTCACGCGCCCGTCGGGGTATCCATCCACAGCCGCACGCCCGAGGAAATTGCCATCAGCATTGCGGCCGAGCTGATTGGGGTACGGAATGGAGCGAGGTGAACCGGTTTTATTCCCGGTAGCACGTCAATAGCAGTCGGCTCTCATCTATATCTAGAACAAACAGACCAATGCTATTTATAGAGTCCATTATCTGTACCAAGTCTTGGCTAACGTCATCATTCACAATTCTCAGGAAAATTAGAAGTTCTACCTCCCTATACCCAAAAGAGCCGTCATGCCCGTTTTCAAACCCTATTTGCCCATAGTCATCCAGGCACAATTCCCTTATCTGGGCATCTTGCAGGGTTTTGAATTATACCCTCATAATATCATTGGCATTTTCTATCAGCTCCATTAGTCGTATCCATTTAGAGTTTAACATAAGGTGCTAAGAGAATCTTGAAATAGCTTTTTCAATTTCTCGCTCATTTTGCTTGACGTATTTCTGCGCTTTTCTGGTTTTCATACTATTTATATAATGAAAACTATACCCCCCCTATTAATAGTTTTATTTAAAAACTAAATTTTTACTTTAATCATATAAAAATAGAACTATTGAAAACATACTCCATATAACCTGTTACGGTAAAATATTATTAACTGGAGTTAGTTATTCAACATAGCCTTCAACGTAATAGGTTTGAAATACCCTGTCTGCTGATGAGCCATTTTCAGCTTGTCAAATATTTGCATTAGTGACTTACTTTTTCCAGACCATTTATCTATGGTGGCATAAGCGCTATCCAGATAGATTACCGTTTTATGATAATTGACAAGCGTTCTAATAGAAACTTTGACAAATTCCATATTTTCACTGTCAACCAGCTCTGCTTTATGCTGAAAAACACATGCTCCTCGGTTGTCTTCTGAAGAAATATCAAACTCAGAATATATTACGCTAATCTTTATATACTTAAACCTACTTGCAACATCTCGGCTAATTGCTTCTTCAAACTGTCTACCCCACGAAGAAACTATTTGCTTGTTAACATCTGCAGTGTTGCAATTGTCAAAACAATTATTAACTCGCAAATATTCATCGAGTTCAAAAGTTATTTTATCTGTATTCAAAGGATACTCCATATCAATAGCAGGTAAGATTTGTGCTGTATGCAAGATAGCCCAAGCCTCCTGCCAAAACAACCTACCGATACCCTGCCGCTTGGAGCTGAAACAGCTCGGCGTAGCGGCCGCCGCGGGCCAGCAGCTCTTCGTGGGAGCCGATTTCCACGAACTGCCCGTTTTCGATGACCAGGATGCGGTCGGCCATGCGCACGGTGCTGAAGCGGTGGCTGATGAGCACGGCGGTTTTGCCCTGGGTCAGGTCCTTGAAGCGTTGGAACACCTCGTACTCGGCGCGGGCGTCGAGGGCGGCGGTGGGCTCGTCGAGGATCAGGAGCTGGGCGTCGCGCATGTAGGCGCGGCCGAGGGCTATTTTCTGCCACTCGCCCCCACTCAAATCCACGCCCTTGGCAAAGCGGCGGCCGATGATCTGGTTGTAGCCCTCGGGCAGCTTGCGCACCACCGAGTCGGCCAGGCTTTGGGCGGCGGCCTGCTCGATGCGGGGCTGGTTGTCTTTCTGCTCGATGCGGCCCACGGCCAGGTTCTGGCCCGCCGACAGCTGGAAGCGCACGAAATCCTGGAAAATCACCCCGATTTCCTGGCGCAGCTCGGCCGGGTCGTAGTCACGCAAATCGTGGCCATCGAGCAGGATGCGGCCCTCGGTGGGGTCGTAGAGGCGGGACAGGAGCTTGACCAGGGTGGTTTTGCCAGCCCCGTTTTCGCCCACCAGCGCCAGCTTTTCGCCGGCCTGCAGGGTAAAGGACAGGTTACGCACGGCCCACTTCTCGGCGTTGCGGTACTTGAAGCCTACGTTGTCGAAGGTGAAGCCCTGCTGGATGGGCCGGGGGAAGGGAAGCACGGGCCGCGAGTCGTCGCGGCGGATGCGGGGCTGCAGGTGGAAGAAGTCGAAGAAGTCCTGCAGGTACAGCGCGCCCTCGGCCACCGTGCTGAACCGGCTCAGGATTCCTTCGAGCAAACCGCGCATCCGGGCAAACGAGCCGGCCAGAAACGTGAGCTGCCCGATGCTGACGCGCCCGTACACGGCCTCCTTGACGATATATAGGTAGGCCGCGTAGTAGCCCGCCGCGCCCACCGCCGCGAAGAACGTGCCCCACCCGGCCCGCCGAATCACGAGGCTTTTGTTTTGCCGGTAGAACTCGTCGGACAGGGTGCGGAACCGGTCAATCAGAAAGCCCGACAGCCCGAAGATCTTCACTTCCTTGGCCGTTTCGTCGGAGGCGCCGGTCTGGCGCAGGTAGTCCAGCTCGCGGCGCTCGGGCGTCCAGCCGTGCACCAGGGAGTAGCTGCGCTCATTGAAGTGGGACTCGCCCAGGAAGGCCGGCACCACGGCTACCAGCAGCAGCAGCAGCAGCCAGGGGTTGAAGGCCGCCAGCCCCACGGCCAGAAACAGCATGGTGATGAGGTCCTGGGCCTGGGAGAGTACCTGGGCCATGAGCACCGTGCGTGAGAGGGTCTGGCGGCGGGCCCTCTCCAGCTTGTCGTAGAAGGTGCTGTCCTCGAACTGGTCGAGGTCCAGCTCGGCGGCGTGCTCCATCAGCCGCACCGAGGAGCGGTTGGCGAACAGGTCGCCCAGCAGGGAATCCAGCAAAGCCACGCCCCGGCCCAGGGCATCGGACAGAATAGCCAGCCCGAACTCCAGCGCCAGCAGGCTGAGCACGGGCGTGAGCGTGCGCTCGGGGGCGGGCAGGCGACTGAGCTGCACCACTGAATCCAGAATCAGCTGGGCCACATAGAGCATGGCCACCGGCAGGGCGGCCCGCAGCAGGCGCAGGGCGGCATTGGCCAGCGTGAGGCCGGGGCTGGTGTCCCAGATCAGGCGCAGAAAAGCCGGCAGGTTACGCAGGGCCGACACCCGCTCCCGCACCGAAAGCGCGGGCTTGCCATCGGGCCGGGGCTTTTTGGCGGAAATCGTGTTGAGGAAGTCAGAAAACCAGGACATAGGCTGAGCCTACGGCACACTTCGGGCCGCAGTTGGGGAGCGGCCGTTTTGGCAGAAATAGCGGGAACGGTGGCCAGTGCCAATGGGCTGGCTTACCTTTGCCCCAATGCCCACTCCTGCTTCTGCTCCCAAGGTCTACACGGCCGGCTTCTGGCTGATGTGCCTGTCGTCGTTTTTCTTTTTCATGAGCTTTAACATGCTCCTGCCCGAGCTGCCGGACTACCTCACGCGCATGGGCGGTGGCGACTATAAGGGCTACATCATTGCCCTGTTCACGGTCACGGCGGGCCTTTCGCGGCCGTTCAGCGGTAAGCTGGCCGATACCGTGGGGCGGATTCCGGTGATGGTGTTTGGCTCTTTGGTGTGCTTTGTGTGCGGCTTTTTCTACCCTTGGGCTACTACCGTAACCGGGTTTCTGCTGCTGCGGCTGGTGCACGGGTTCAGCACGGGCTTCAAGCCCACCGGTACGGCCGCCTTCATTGCCGATATCATTCCGCTTTCCCGGCGCGGCGAGGCCATGGGGCTGCTGGGCGTGGCGGGCTCGTTGGGTATGGCGGCCGGCCCGGCCCTGGGCCCCTATATCACGGCCACGTTTTCGCTCGACACCCTGTTTTACTGCTCCTCGGGCATGGCCCTGCTGAGCCTGGCCGTGCAGGGCACCATGACGGAAACCCTGCCCGTAGCCCAGCGGCAGCCCTTCAGCTGGAGTTTGCTGCGCCTGGAGTGGCACGAGGTGCTGGAGCCCCGCGTGTTCAAGCCCGCCCTGATTACCATGCTGTGTTTGTTTCCCTTCGGTGCCATTCTCACGGTAGTGCCCGACCAAAGCGTGGCCCTGGGCCTGAAAGGCGCCGATAAAGGCCTGTTCTATACCTGCTACACGCTTACCTCCCTGCTGGTGCGCCTGGTAGCAGGCCGGGCCTCCGATACTTACGGGCGGGTGCCCGTGCTGCGCATATCCACGGCGGTGCTGCTGCTGGCTTTGGTGGTGCTGGCGTTTATGGGCCAGTCGGTGGTGCTGTTCCTGCTCGGGGCGGTGCTGTTCGGACTGGGCGCGGGCCTCAACTCCCCTACCCTGTATGCCTGGACGGTGGATTTGAGCCACCCCGAGCGGCGCGGCCGGGCCGTAGCCACCATGTACATTGCCCTCGAAATAGGTATTGGCTTGGGCGCGCTGCTGGCCGGCTGGCTCTTCGACAATACCACCGCCCGCCTGCCCTACGTGCACATGCTCAGCGCGGCCCTGCTGCTGCTGGCGTTGGTGTACCTGCTGGTGGCCGTGCGCAACCGCCCGGCCACAGCGTAACGGGCAGCCCTCTTCAGAAAATAATATATAGGCTACGCGCGGCTTAGTGGCCGGATTATGTACATTTGGTGAAGAAGATACGAGGTGTGCCCGGCTGCCAGTAACAAGGCTGCACTCAATTCTTTAGGAGTTTATCCTTTGTCTGATTTAAGTAATATTCCCGGTGATTATCAGAGCTTTTTCCCGCCGCTGGCAGTTCTCTCTTCTATGCCTGCTGGTGCTGGGCACGCCCGCCGCGCTGGCCCAGGAAGCGCCCATCAAGTTCGGGAAAGTAACCGTCGCCGACTTCATAGCTGCCCCCGCCGACTCTGCTGCTCCGGCCGTCATGCTCTGCGACTTCGGGCAGTCGAAAATCGTTGGCGGACGCGAGGGTTTTCATCTGGAATTCGTGCGCACCGCCCGCCTGCTCATCCGGCGCAAAGCCGGCTACGAATGGGCGACCGTAGACGTGCCGCTTTACCGCAACGGCGAACAGGCAGAGCGGCTGAAAAACCTCAAGGGCAGCACCTATAACGTCGTGAATGGCAAGCTGGTGCAGGAGAAGATGGCCGACAATGCCATTTTCAAGGAAAACCAGGATAAAAACCACCTGCGCTACCGGTTCACGCTGCCCAACGTGCGGGAAGGCTCCATCATCGAGTTTACATACACGGTGGAGTCGGACTTCCTGTTCAACCTGCAGAACTGGCAGTTTCAGCACACCATTCCCACCCATTGGAGCGAGTACCGCACCATTATTCCGGCCTACTTCCGCTACAAGCAGATTACCCGCAGCTTCCTGCCCTTTGCCGTGCAGGAAGAGAAGGCCGTAGCTTATTCGGCGACCTTTACGCAGCGTATACCGGGCTCCGCCATCTCGGAAGACTACTCAATATCGACGCAGGCACTGAGCAGCCGCTGGGCTATGCAGCATGTGCCTGCCCTGAACGAGGAGCCCTACATGACGGCCATGCGGGACTATTTCTCGTCGATAGAGTTTGAGCTGTCCTCTATTCAGT belongs to Hymenobacter sp. J193 and includes:
- a CDS encoding MFS transporter, coding for MPTPASAPKVYTAGFWLMCLSSFFFFMSFNMLLPELPDYLTRMGGGDYKGYIIALFTVTAGLSRPFSGKLADTVGRIPVMVFGSLVCFVCGFFYPWATTVTGFLLLRLVHGFSTGFKPTGTAAFIADIIPLSRRGEAMGLLGVAGSLGMAAGPALGPYITATFSLDTLFYCSSGMALLSLAVQGTMTETLPVAQRQPFSWSLLRLEWHEVLEPRVFKPALITMLCLFPFGAILTVVPDQSVALGLKGADKGLFYTCYTLTSLLVRLVAGRASDTYGRVPVLRISTAVLLLALVVLAFMGQSVVLFLLGAVLFGLGAGLNSPTLYAWTVDLSHPERRGRAVATMYIALEIGIGLGALLAGWLFDNTTARLPYVHMLSAALLLLALVYLLVAVRNRPATA
- a CDS encoding XdhC family protein; this encodes MQLNLPDYGPGAQAPVPRETAVWEYAAEALRQQEPVALLCVLHSQGSSPGRQGFKMSVTRTGMAGSIGGGMMEHKLVELARAHFLQTDAAPEIRRQVHRRDEPTDRSGMICSGEQTVLLLPLQAAHAPVLAEILLRLRTARRGQLHLTPAGLRLTDTPAPAAFSLGYDWHYAEPLGFRQHVTIVGGGHVSLALARILATLDFGITVLEERAELNTFVGNHYAHQRRAVRYEALAPEIPEGPEQFVVLMTFGYRTDYVALKQLLHHQLGYLGVLGSQAKIADMWATLHTEGVAEATLARIHAPVGVSIHSRTPEEIAISIAAELIGVRNGAR
- a CDS encoding FAD binding domain-containing protein, giving the protein MLVQRPEQVRAVPVELVYDQHSLRGIRREGDTIILGAATTAQQLLESEVMLAVLPELPRFLKLVSSTPIRQMGTVAGNFINASPIGDLTILFLALGAEVELESAVGQRRTLPLAELYLDYKKLAKTADEQVTEIRFPAPQPNDLFNFEKVSKRTHLDIASVNSAAWLRIDSGVIQAARLAAGGVGPIPLLLRRTSAWLVGQPVAAETVQHALTLAQQEISPISDVRGTEHYKRLLLHQLLTAHFGEMVK
- a CDS encoding 2Fe-2S iron-sulfur cluster-binding protein, with amino-acid sequence MLPFYLNNQLIRTDQPAGSALLDFVRYHQHLTGTKIGCREGDCGACTVLVGELAPDGTTVQYQSMTSCLTPLGNAQGKHVVTVEGINAARGKLTPVQQAIVQEGGSQCGFCTVGFVMSLTGHALSPKPSTPETAMASIDGNICRCTGYKSLERATQHLQQQLEQRPASSPLSWLAEEGFVPRYFADMPAKLTALRSAATGEQRLPVPSSPAQVSMRKPRPVLRFWAAAPTCWYSAPSRYAPYR
- a CDS encoding DUF4136 domain-containing protein; this encodes MKPATVTLLALALGLSGCFAAREARIESDYSYSGNFRRYRTYDFVTGNDLATDTSALGEVLRDAIRTRLRSQGYKPAKNRPDLLVSFRIYDGDLRFRGFAQEELTAWLASGQAETDETPKDSRKGYQPQRLLLREGTLLVTLIDYRTNRAVWNGYASGVSVPQGVRGEVVVRRNVRSIFDQYRVFTEGYLDANR
- a CDS encoding ABC transporter ATP-binding protein: MSWFSDFLNTISAKKPRPDGKPALSVRERVSALRNLPAFLRLIWDTSPGLTLANAALRLLRAALPVAMLYVAQLILDSVVQLSRLPAPERTLTPVLSLLALEFGLAILSDALGRGVALLDSLLGDLFANRSSVRLMEHAAELDLDQFEDSTFYDKLERARRQTLSRTVLMAQVLSQAQDLITMLFLAVGLAAFNPWLLLLLLVAVVPAFLGESHFNERSYSLVHGWTPERRELDYLRQTGASDETAKEVKIFGLSGFLIDRFRTLSDEFYRQNKSLVIRRAGWGTFFAAVGAAGYYAAYLYIVKEAVYGRVSIGQLTFLAGSFARMRGLLEGILSRFSTVAEGALYLQDFFDFFHLQPRIRRDDSRPVLPFPRPIQQGFTFDNVGFKYRNAEKWAVRNLSFTLQAGEKLALVGENGAGKTTLVKLLSRLYDPTEGRILLDGHDLRDYDPAELRQEIGVIFQDFVRFQLSAGQNLAVGRIEQKDNQPRIEQAAAQSLADSVVRKLPEGYNQIIGRRFAKGVDLSGGEWQKIALGRAYMRDAQLLILDEPTAALDARAEYEVFQRFKDLTQGKTAVLISHRFSTVRMADRILVIENGQFVEIGSHEELLARGGRYAELFQLQAAGYR
- a CDS encoding xanthine dehydrogenase molybdopterin binding subunit yields the protein MNHLDPARHVRGESQYLDDIPVQHGTLYAAVVESPVAHGKLLSIDATAALQLPGVVRVLTAEDIPGENQIGGIVPDEPLLAEGHVHFRGQPVALVLADSEHAAHAALRHVRVEVSPLPIIVDPREAAAQGELIVPPRTFRIGAVEEAWAGCAHVFEGVAESGGQEHLYIETQGAYAFPTEMGGVRIVSSTQGPTAVQRHTARVLGVGMHQVEVDVTRLGGGFGGKEDQATTWGALAALGAFVVRRPVKLVLDRMADMRMTGKRHPYSSDFKIGLDADLKIVAYEVTFYQNAGAAADLSPAVLERTLFHATNAYFIPNVTATAYSCRTNLPPNTAFRGFGGPQGMFVIESAIACAAEKLGVTPADIQQRNLLREGDLFPYRQPTEGCHAEQAWNTAAELYDLPVRRREVAEFNAAHKLQKKGLALMPICFGISFTKTAMNQARALVHIYTDGSVGVSTGAVEMGQGVNIKIAQVAAQTLGISMSRVKVESTNTTRVANTSPSAASATADLNGKATQLACLALRERLLRLAATELKMNYEGLQIENEQVLAAGKPADTTWEKLVSAAYWQRISLSENAHYATPDLHFDAETNQGYPFAYHVYGTALTTVRVDCLRGTYEVEAVQIAHDFGQSMNPAVDRGQIEGGAVQGIGWMTLEELVFNDEGRLLSNSLNSYKIPDLYSAPKVLDVHFLDTPGHSRAVLRSKAVGEPPLMYGIGTYFALRDAIRAFNPTADISFSAPMTPEKVLVNLHPDFKFTPAPTPAWNSPAPLNSVTTSEDS